TGGCCTTCTAACTTGCAGCCCCTTATGGATAATTTAGAGGCTCAAACATACGAGACATTTGAAAAGGACACGGTTAAATATAGCCAGGTATGCCAATGATTGCTTGGATATGTTGCAAAAATGTTTCATACTTGTGGGTGGACTTGTTATAATCATCGCATTCGTACCCAGTATGTCATTGTGCCTTCGATCGCTTAAATCAAAAGAAAGCTCTTCAACTTGTATAAATCTTTTTCTGGCTGGAAATTAACGGTGCATATTTTGAATTTGTTGTGGACTGACAGTATACTAATGCTTACCTTCAATCCATCAGATTGATCCTCAGTATATATATTATGCCTTAAGAAATTAACGGCATGCCAGTTTGACAATACATATTTGTTTTTGTAAACTGTTAACAAGATTAACTTTGACGTGTTATGCACCCTCTTCATGATCCCTTCTCTATCAAACGAAAGTAAGTGGAAGAGAGACAAGAAAGAAGAATTAGCAATGGTTCTCTATCAGTTTTATCACTTAACCGAGCAGTTTATGGATTTTTCTTTTATTACGCAGTATCAAAGAGCAATTGCTAAAGCTTTGGTGGATAGGGTTCCTGATGAAAATGCTTCTGCGGTGACAACTGTCTGTTCTCTTACTATATAGTATCGTTATTGTTGAAATACCCATGTATCATTGTAGAACCTCTATGTTTactccatttttattttttaggtATTAATGGTTGTGGGTGCTGGATGAGGGCCTCATGTATCGTTGTAGAACCTCTATGTTTactccatttttattttttaggtATTAATGGTTGTGGGTGCTGGACGAGGGCCTCTTGTCAGAGCTTCCTTACAGGTCCATTCTTACTTTCTGCTGATACTTTGAAACAGATGGATAACATGACTTTTTGGCCCTTATATCTTTACTTAATTGTGTTTCGCTCCCTGTCCTTGTTTTGCAGGCAGCTGAAGAAACTGAACGGAAATTAAAAGTCTATGCTGTCGAAAAAAATCCAAATGCAGTGGTAACACTTCATGTAAGTTGTAGATTTCACATCTATTTCATGTTGTATTCTTCACGGAACTATTTTTCATTATCAGATTGTGGCTTACAAGTTATGAGCAGATGTTATTACTGAATTATAGCTGTTTAgtgtaaataaaaatatgctGTCTAATTCTCCTAATGTAAACCACAGGTTACGACAAGTTTTTGTGACCACAATTTTGGATACTATTTTTTATGATGCGCTGTGGTAGAAAATCTTCCCCTTGGAATTGCTGTGGAATTAAAACAGAATGTTAATTCTTTTGCCTTGAAGTTATTGAGGATTTTGTTTTGGCTCTTCATCTTTTTCCACTTCAAAACAGTTTGAGTAAAGTGTATTGGTAACCCTCCATGTTTCTTGGCGTATTAAAGGACTGAATGGAAATCAGATGAAAAATGACTAGCATCACTACTAGCTATAATGTTAATCTAAATGTTCCGTAATTGATGTGATGTTGCTGAAAGATTGAAAAGTCCATTCTGACCACTTAGAAGTACAATTAATGGCACAATACAGCTGAAGGAGCTCGAAatgttttgaatttttgtaAATTGTAGAATATTCTTAACTGGAGGTATGATGTAATTTCATGAATTGGAAACCATGTTTATTTTGAGCTTTTGCTCCTGCAATTTTTTATTTGCCCTCCCCTTCATGTATTTTATGTCATTAGAGCTAGTTCATTTTCTCATTTTATCTTTACTGATAACTTTGAATTTTCGGTGCTGTTGGTTTGTTGCTAACTTTTTCCCAAATTTGATAtctggattcaatccttgaTAGTAGTTATGTTCATGAGTGAGATTATTAcgaattatttcaaatttatggaaaTAGAGTTTGGTCAAGCTGGAGGGCTGGGAAGACGTTGTCTCCATTGTTTCAAGTGACATGCGAAGTTGGGATGCTCCCGAGAAAGCTGACATATTGGTATGCTGCCAAATATGTTGAATGAAGATGAAGCAATAAAGCAAACCATTTCTTGCATATATCTAAGATGCCACTTTGTTGAATGTGTACTCATATTTTTATTCCTAAAAACACATAATATAGGTCAGTGAATTGCTGGGATCTTTTGGTGATAATGAGCTCTCGCCTGAATGTCTTGATGGAGCCCAAAGGTTTTTGAAGCAAGATGGGATCTCAATCCCCTCATCGTAAGTTCTTTTTTCCCGAATGAAATAAGCTTTCAGTTTCTCTATTTTTTATCTATATATCCTACTCCGGGTTGTAATTGCATTGCCCTCCTGGTTTTCGGTGAGTGGATTTGGTAGGGTTTCATGTAAGAAatgtttgatgtttgtttaaGAGCAAATTCTTGGGAGTATCCAAGTCTGGAATATTTGCATCAATGATACATATCTTATTTTAACTGAAGTTAGCGCAAAAGACTTGATTTAATCCCCTGAGAAAAGTGATTTGATCGATTCATTAGCAGCTAAAATGCTTCTCTCGTCAAAAAATTTCATAGCTCAACATTTATCATGTATAAAGTCCTTTTGTCTTTGACAGGTATACAAGTTTCATTCAACCTGTGACTGCTTCCAAACTCTACAATGATGTAAAGTCCTTGTCTTGCTGATTTTACTTGTTTGATCGAGTTTTCTTTATTTCCTTCATTTTTCCCTCCTTTCTCATGTTTCTGATTTATTCTGTGATTGGTATAGATCAAGTCGCATAAAGATCTCTTGCACTTTGAAACTGCTTATGTTGTCAAGTTCCATCGAGTGGCAAGGCTTGCTCAAACCCAACCAGTTAGTTTCTTCTGGATGCATATTGATCGTTATTTATAGGGAAGTTTCACTTTTGTAGCATGATGATGATTTAGATTGGCGCCGGCCTTTTATTTGTTTACTTCATTTGCTTCAATAGGTTTTCACATTTATCCATCCAGAATACTCAAACAAGAAAAGCAATCAGCGATACAAAAAGCTACATTTTGATATTCCTAAAGACACTGGTTCAGCTTTGGTTCATGGTATGTGAATTTTTAAGTTCTTATTTCAATTTTTGCGATTCAATATCCAGCTTCTTAGTGGGGTACATAGTATAGCTTGGAAGAGGAGAATTTTATTCTGTTAGGGTATTTTTTTTGCTTTAGGGTATCCTTGACAAGGAAGgtcataatttttataaaaactttGGTGTTTGAATCAATATACAACATTACAGTTTTATTTTACTACGAATTTTCACCTATACAGTTCTTAATTTGAAAGTTTGGTTCACTGACCATTTCAAAATGTTCTACCTTCTGAAATCCATGGATTATATAACCACATGGAGAAAGTGTAaacaaagaaaaacagctctATCTTGTTGCATCTGCATCTATCTATATTGCTAGCCACGGGTGCcaaaattattgaaaatttgaaaataatttcaattttatgctttttgatgaattttttttacctCACTGAAAGGATTTGCTGGTTATTTTGATGCGACACTGTACAAAGATGTTCGTCTTGGTATTGAACCGTCGACATCTACCCCAAACATGTTCAGCTGGTAAGGTTATTCTATAGTTTTGCTTATTTTCTGTTTCCTAGCTTTTTGTTTTTCCTTGATTACACTGAATCTTTGCAAAGCTGTGCTTCATAGATGGAAATTCGTGAAAGGAGGTTGGTTGTTTTTTTTACGATAGGGACAATTACCGTTCAAGACTTTCCATTttaagaaaattgaaaattagtgtggtATAGGCTGTTCATTTTTTTATGTATGTAGGCATGTATGAAAGTGAAAACAGATGCTGTTTACCTTTTTGCCTAGTTTTTTGGATTAAGTTCTAGCTATGATTGAGTTCCTCATTTTGACATAAATAAACAGGTTCCCTGTATTTTTCCCATTGAGGACGCCTGTGTGTGTTCAACCTGGTATTCCTTTGGAAGTTCATTTTTGGCGATGCTCTGGCTCTACCAAGGTGTGTTTCTCAGCCTCGTGTTCGATTTTCTACTTTTTTGGACATGATATCTGACTTTATTGTGTTGaattcaatttattataaaacgaTGGTAATAAAATTTTGGTCTATCTGATGTGATGTGAACATTAACCAGGTTTGGTACGAGTGGTGTGTGA
This genomic interval from Primulina eburnea isolate SZY01 chromosome 16, ASM2296580v1, whole genome shotgun sequence contains the following:
- the LOC140816175 gene encoding protein arginine N-methyltransferase 5-like isoform X2; this encodes MRKDSEIALKQEISWASHLSLQACLLPTPKGTSFANYAKCLNQILQNLNSMQLWLRIPLKKSENVTETRNPDHKDEAHNDSWELWNSFQLLCEHHSQLSVALDILPSLPSASSVERWFGEPVRAAIVGTKSFLTNASGYPCLSKRHQSMTTSFFNHSIQIVISGEPAHNLPVVASGSGADNHIDSNRRHPLRPYLDYIAHLYQKMNPLPEQECFEVGYRDYLQSPLQPLMDNLEAQTYETFEKDTVKYSQYQRAIAKALVDRVPDENASAVTTVLMVVGAGRGPLVRASLQAAEETERKLKVYAVEKNPNAVVTLHSLVKLEGWEDVVSIVSSDMRSWDAPEKADILVSELLGSFGDNELSPECLDGAQRFLKQDGISIPSSYTSFIQPVTASKLYNDIKSHKDLLHFETAYVVKFHRVARLAQTQPVFTFIHPEYSNKKSNQRYKKLHFDIPKDTGSALVHGFAGYFDATLYKDVRLGIEPSTSTPNMFSWFPVFFPLRTPVCVQPGIPLEVHFWRCSGSTKVWYEWCVTSPSATPLHNTNGRSYWVGL